The Lewinellaceae bacterium genome includes a region encoding these proteins:
- a CDS encoding tetratricopeptide repeat protein has product MIRKRSEFATGLLFTLCCIILGFPLFAQPKVDSLERLIAGTDNDTLKLEWYNQLRRASSYNDPKKAKGYILKYIALAEKLSDERQVNIGKVYLGNTCYALGEYNKALEIFLESEKYFTSQKDTTVLGNIYNGMAAASENSGSDTITLKYFTKAYDLFNARGDNRRSAMALNNMANIYVNRKDYPKAISLLETAFRKIQDAKFPEYQSLIGNNLANAYKEANELDRADSLYLWVIGQTDETEDAYNYLYANKGLGEIQLLRNNFPAAIKYLEKAKELSQQNNFLTNRDEIYYSLYMVYNQTGQLDQAINALRNYTSLRDSIFTIEKDKNLAEALQKYESEKKDKELAQNQLDLERQSLQKRNSLIIAIAAILMAAIAFWFLYFKSKTNQLLQKQKNIIQKALDEKELLLKEIHHRVKNNLQVISSLLNLQSRTIKDQEAKNAIREGQNRVKSMALIHENLYQTEHLTSMEVGDYIGKLGESLFNSYNVDPDKVSFKMDTEPLQLDVDTLIPLGLILNELLSNALKHAFPGDRKGEIIVTFKRQSDDLLLSVKDNGVGYSATNPTMKKKSFGLTLIDAFSEKLNAAVEVLEQSGTSVNIYIKNYNLVNHE; this is encoded by the coding sequence ATGATTAGAAAACGTTCCGAATTTGCCACTGGCTTGCTCTTCACCCTATGCTGCATCATACTGGGTTTTCCTCTTTTTGCTCAACCAAAAGTGGATAGTCTCGAGCGTTTGATCGCCGGTACCGATAATGACACCCTCAAGCTCGAATGGTACAACCAGCTTCGCAGAGCATCTTCCTATAACGATCCGAAAAAGGCTAAAGGTTATATCCTTAAATACATCGCGCTGGCCGAAAAATTATCAGATGAACGCCAGGTAAATATCGGAAAAGTCTATCTAGGCAATACCTGTTATGCGCTGGGGGAATACAACAAAGCTTTGGAAATATTTCTAGAATCAGAAAAGTATTTTACGTCCCAAAAAGACACCACTGTCCTCGGCAATATTTACAACGGCATGGCCGCTGCCTCTGAAAACAGCGGCAGCGACACCATTACCTTAAAGTATTTCACCAAAGCCTATGACCTCTTTAATGCCCGGGGGGATAATCGTCGAAGTGCCATGGCTCTGAACAATATGGCGAATATCTATGTCAACAGGAAGGATTATCCCAAAGCCATTTCATTACTGGAAACTGCATTTCGGAAAATACAGGACGCCAAATTCCCGGAATATCAGTCCCTGATCGGGAATAACCTGGCCAATGCCTATAAGGAAGCCAATGAATTGGACCGGGCGGACAGTTTGTACCTTTGGGTGATCGGTCAGACCGATGAAACCGAAGATGCCTACAATTACCTCTATGCCAACAAAGGGCTTGGAGAAATTCAATTGCTGCGCAACAACTTCCCCGCGGCGATAAAATACCTGGAAAAGGCAAAAGAGCTTTCCCAACAGAACAATTTCCTGACCAACCGGGATGAAATTTATTACTCTCTTTACATGGTTTATAATCAAACCGGGCAGTTAGATCAAGCCATTAATGCTCTGCGGAATTACACCTCCTTGCGGGATTCCATTTTTACCATTGAAAAAGATAAAAACCTAGCAGAGGCATTGCAAAAATACGAGTCTGAAAAAAAGGACAAGGAACTCGCCCAAAACCAGTTGGATCTCGAACGACAATCGCTTCAAAAACGAAACTCATTAATCATTGCCATCGCTGCGATACTCATGGCGGCTATTGCTTTTTGGTTTTTGTATTTTAAATCAAAAACCAACCAGTTGCTCCAGAAGCAAAAAAATATCATCCAAAAAGCCCTGGATGAAAAGGAACTATTGCTCAAGGAAATTCACCATCGGGTCAAGAATAACCTCCAGGTGATTTCCAGTTTGCTCAACCTTCAATCACGCACCATTAAGGATCAGGAGGCTAAAAATGCCATCAGGGAAGGACAAAACCGGGTAAAATCCATGGCCCTGATTCATGAAAATCTATATCAAACGGAACACCTGACCAGTATGGAAGTGGGCGATTATATTGGCAAACTTGGAGAGAGTCTTTTCAATTCCTATAATGTCGATCCCGACAAAGTAAGCTTTAAAATGGATACAGAGCCGCTTCAACTGGATGTAGACACCCTGATTCCGCTGGGTCTCATACTCAACGAACTACTGAGTAACGCCCTGAAACACGCCTTCCCGGGAGACCGCAAAGGGGAGATCATCGTTACCTTTAAACGACAATCCGATGACCTCCTGCTAAGTGTCAAAGATAACGGAGTAGGATATTCGGCGACCAACCCAACCATGAAGAAAAAATCCTTCGGACTGACCCTGATTGACGCATTTTCTGAGAAATTGAATGCTGCCGTGGAAGTATTGGAGCAAAGCGGCACCTCCGTCAATATTTACATCAAAAACTACAATCTGGTCAACCATGAATGA
- a CDS encoding response regulator transcription factor: protein MNEIKVLIVEDEPLIAQDIASILEGYDYSIAGIANAPAKAMEFLSNNTPDIAILDVNLNAESDGISLGEYILKNHNFPIVYLTAYADKNTIERAKHTKPMGYIVKPFDEKDIFTTLEIALFNFASMRKPVIFDKNLINNQLHSPLTDKEFDIFKDIYEGKTNQQLADQHFISINTVKTHVKNLYDKLDVRSRTEAIVLLRSILKQG, encoded by the coding sequence ATGAATGAAATAAAGGTATTGATCGTGGAGGATGAACCTCTCATCGCACAGGACATCGCTTCGATCCTGGAAGGCTATGATTACAGCATTGCCGGCATCGCAAATGCTCCGGCAAAGGCCATGGAATTCCTGTCCAATAATACCCCGGACATAGCCATTCTTGACGTAAACCTAAACGCTGAATCCGATGGCATTAGCCTTGGGGAATACATTCTGAAAAATCATAATTTTCCAATCGTTTACCTGACGGCTTACGCAGATAAAAATACCATCGAACGGGCCAAACACACCAAACCAATGGGCTATATTGTCAAGCCATTTGATGAAAAAGATATCTTTACTACCCTTGAGATCGCCTTGTTCAATTTTGCGAGCATGCGCAAACCTGTGATATTCGACAAAAACTTGATCAACAATCAGTTGCACAGTCCCCTGACCGATAAAGAATTCGATATTTTTAAAGATATCTATGAAGGGAAAACCAATCAACAACTTGCCGATCAACATTTCATCAGCATCAATACTGTAAAGACGCACGTAAAGAATCTTTATGACAAATTAGACGTCCGCTCGAGAACCGAAGCGATCGTTCTTTTGCGAAGTATACTGAAGCAGGGCTGA
- a CDS encoding dihydrofolate reductase, whose product MNKSFAFFGALLLVVLSACQPATKEGDEQTSATDETAFNWNPENFSDKKIIRYQIPGFDKLSLQQKKLVYYLTQAGLSGRDIMYDMNYRHNLEIRKALDKIAADYKGDKNSEDWKKLVEYSKNVWFSNGIHHHYSTDKFIPEFSQKYFESVTNELGINLSAEALAAMFDPAIDNKKVNLDPDKGLLKGSAVNFYDPDITESEVDAFYASIMKKSDTPISYGLNSKMVRTSNGGIREEVYKVDGLYGAAIEKIIYWLEKAKGVAENEKQAEAFGLLIDYYKTGSLEKWDEYNIAWVETTEGDVDYINGFIEVYNDPKGYRGSYETVVEITDFDASERMKVVADNVQWFEDNSTIMDEHKKKEVKGVTYKVVTVAGEAGDASPSTPIGVNLPNANWIRKDHGSKSVSLGNIIEAYEKASGPGMLAEFAYDEAEIERAKKYGSLADKLHTALHEVVGHASGQINPGVGTPKETMKSYASTLEEARADLVGLYFLMDEKLIELGLVEDMEVGKTAYDDYIMNGMMTQLRRIQPGKDIEESHMRNRQLVASWAFEKGKADNVVERVTRDGKTYFKINDYQKLRGYFGDLLREIQRIKSEGDYEAGRALVENYGVKVDQALHAEVLERAEKLNIPPYGGFINPKLVPITDANGEITDIKVEYPDDFTAQMLEYAKDYSFLK is encoded by the coding sequence ATGAACAAATCATTTGCATTTTTTGGGGCATTGTTATTAGTAGTCTTATCAGCCTGCCAGCCTGCCACAAAAGAAGGGGATGAGCAGACCAGCGCCACTGACGAGACTGCTTTCAACTGGAATCCTGAAAATTTTTCAGATAAAAAGATCATCCGGTACCAGATTCCGGGTTTTGACAAACTTAGCCTTCAGCAAAAGAAACTGGTATATTATCTGACCCAGGCCGGGCTTTCGGGCAGGGACATTATGTACGATATGAATTATCGCCACAACCTCGAAATCCGTAAAGCGCTAGATAAGATCGCTGCAGATTATAAAGGAGACAAAAATTCTGAAGACTGGAAAAAACTCGTGGAGTACTCAAAGAACGTTTGGTTCTCAAATGGTATTCATCATCATTATTCTACGGATAAATTCATTCCCGAATTTTCACAGAAATATTTTGAAAGTGTAACCAATGAACTGGGGATCAATCTTTCGGCTGAAGCTTTGGCCGCTATGTTTGATCCGGCGATTGACAATAAAAAAGTGAATCTCGACCCTGATAAAGGGCTTTTAAAAGGTTCTGCCGTCAATTTTTATGACCCGGATATTACAGAGTCCGAAGTGGATGCTTTTTATGCCAGCATCATGAAGAAGTCGGACACCCCGATTTCTTATGGACTGAATTCAAAAATGGTGAGAACTTCAAATGGAGGAATCAGAGAAGAAGTATATAAGGTAGATGGATTGTACGGAGCAGCCATTGAAAAGATCATCTATTGGCTCGAAAAGGCCAAAGGAGTGGCCGAAAATGAAAAACAGGCAGAAGCCTTTGGTTTACTGATTGATTATTACAAAACAGGAAGTCTTGAAAAATGGGATGAATACAATATCGCCTGGGTGGAAACCACAGAAGGTGACGTGGATTATATCAACGGGTTCATTGAAGTATACAACGACCCCAAAGGTTATCGCGGTTCTTATGAAACTGTCGTGGAGATCACAGATTTTGATGCTTCGGAAAGGATGAAGGTTGTGGCCGATAATGTTCAATGGTTTGAAGACAATTCCACCATAATGGATGAACACAAAAAGAAGGAGGTGAAAGGGGTGACCTACAAGGTGGTTACTGTGGCCGGTGAAGCCGGAGATGCCTCTCCTTCAACGCCTATTGGGGTAAACCTGCCCAATGCCAACTGGATCAGGAAAGACCATGGTTCCAAATCTGTCAGCCTGGGCAATATTATCGAGGCTTATGAAAAAGCAAGCGGGCCAGGCATGTTAGCAGAATTTGCTTATGATGAAGCTGAAATCGAGCGCGCCAAAAAATACGGAAGTCTTGCCGATAAATTGCATACGGCACTTCATGAAGTTGTCGGTCACGCCTCTGGTCAGATCAACCCGGGTGTGGGAACGCCTAAAGAAACCATGAAGAGTTATGCTTCCACACTGGAAGAAGCCCGTGCCGACCTCGTTGGATTGTATTTTCTCATGGATGAAAAGTTGATCGAACTGGGCCTGGTAGAAGATATGGAGGTTGGTAAAACAGCTTATGACGATTATATTATGAATGGTATGATGACGCAGTTGAGAAGGATACAACCAGGAAAAGACATAGAGGAATCTCATATGAGGAATCGACAGCTTGTAGCCTCATGGGCCTTTGAAAAAGGCAAAGCCGACAATGTAGTCGAACGGGTAACCAGAGACGGCAAAACCTATTTTAAAATCAATGATTATCAAAAACTCCGTGGTTACTTTGGAGACTTGCTTCGCGAAATTCAACGCATAAAATCCGAAGGGGATTACGAAGCTGGAAGAGCTCTTGTGGAAAATTATGGAGTCAAAGTGGACCAGGCGTTACATGCAGAAGTCCTGGAGCGTGCCGAAAAATTGAATATTCCTCCATACGGTGGATTTATTAACCCTAAACTGGTTCCCATAACGGATGCCAACGGCGAAATCACCGATATCAAAGTCGAATATCCGGACGACTTCACGGCACAAATGCTGGAATATGCCAAAGACTATAGCTTTTTGAAATAA
- a CDS encoding ketoacyl-ACP synthase III — MTNSIITGTGCFIPDREVKNSDFIETSFYDEKGEKLTAPNEVIVSKFKDITGIGARRYASKDMVTSDIATLAAQRAIDDSGIDPETLDYIILAHNFGDVKFGQVQADTVPSLATRVKHGLRIKSPDCVAYDILFGCPGWIQGMIQAHAFIKAGMAEKCLVIGAETLSRVVDPHDRDSMIYSDGAGACIVEKSEEDVPRGILATASVTHTYDEAYFLYFDKSFKPGKTPDVRYIKMYGRKIYEFALNHVPTAMKHCLEKSGVDIEEVKKILIHQANEKMDAAIIKRFYRLYKTPNVPEGIMPMSIDRLGNSSVATVPTLLDLILKQKLEGHAIDKGDVLLMASVGAGMNINAMVYKR, encoded by the coding sequence ATGACCAATTCCATTATAACAGGCACAGGATGTTTTATTCCTGACCGGGAGGTAAAGAATTCAGACTTTATTGAGACATCTTTTTACGATGAGAAAGGAGAAAAACTGACCGCACCGAACGAGGTAATTGTTTCGAAATTTAAGGATATTACCGGAATCGGAGCCCGCCGGTATGCTTCCAAAGATATGGTGACCTCTGATATCGCAACGCTAGCGGCGCAAAGAGCCATTGACGATTCCGGGATCGATCCGGAAACCTTGGATTATATCATTTTAGCACACAATTTTGGGGATGTAAAATTTGGACAGGTTCAGGCAGATACCGTGCCTAGCCTCGCAACGAGGGTCAAACATGGATTAAGGATAAAATCGCCTGATTGCGTGGCCTACGATATCCTGTTCGGTTGTCCGGGCTGGATACAGGGAATGATTCAGGCTCATGCCTTTATCAAGGCCGGAATGGCTGAAAAATGCCTGGTTATTGGCGCAGAAACGCTTTCCCGTGTGGTGGATCCGCACGACAGGGATTCTATGATTTATTCCGATGGTGCCGGAGCCTGCATTGTAGAGAAGTCGGAGGAGGACGTACCACGTGGTATCCTGGCAACAGCAAGCGTAACGCATACTTATGATGAGGCCTATTTCCTGTATTTTGACAAGTCCTTCAAACCGGGAAAAACGCCTGATGTTCGTTACATCAAAATGTATGGCCGAAAAATCTATGAATTTGCATTGAATCATGTTCCGACAGCCATGAAACATTGCCTGGAAAAAAGCGGAGTAGATATTGAAGAGGTGAAAAAAATTCTCATCCACCAGGCCAATGAGAAAATGGATGCCGCCATCATCAAACGATTTTACAGGTTGTATAAAACTCCAAATGTTCCGGAAGGTATTATGCCGATGAGCATAGACAGGTTGGGCAATAGCTCGGTGGCTACCGTTCCCACCCTGTTAGACCTGATCCTGAAGCAAAAACTTGAAGGCCATGCCATTGACAAAGGGGACGTTCTTTTGATGGCATCGGTGGGTGCGGGGATGAATATTAATGCGATGGTGTATAAGCGTTGA
- a CDS encoding MerR family transcriptional regulator, which translates to MAQIPIFDEQDEELKRYFSISEIAEMFNISTSQIRFWEKEFDILKPHKNSKGERRFTRQNIQQLETIHNLLRDRGFTLEGAKKELKRRKNAGKEKLTYIEKLKALREFMEHLKEQF; encoded by the coding sequence ATGGCACAAATACCTATTTTCGACGAACAGGATGAGGAATTAAAGAGATATTTTAGCATCAGCGAAATCGCCGAGATGTTCAATATTTCGACCTCCCAGATCAGGTTTTGGGAAAAAGAATTTGACATCCTCAAGCCTCATAAGAACAGTAAAGGAGAAAGACGTTTCACTCGCCAGAATATCCAACAACTTGAAACCATTCACAACTTGTTACGCGACAGGGGATTCACCCTGGAAGGAGCAAAAAAAGAACTCAAACGGCGGAAAAATGCAGGCAAGGAAAAACTCACCTATATTGAGAAATTAAAAGCCCTCCGTGAATTTATGGAGCACCTAAAAGAACAATTCTAG